The DNA sequence ATCCGCAAAACCACGCTGTCCAGATCGACTCTCTGGTCCGGGTCCGCGACAGTAAAGGTTTTTCGTCAGGGAGTGCGGATAGTACCGAAGATGATAGAGAACGAAATCGGCATCTATCTGAAGAATAATAAAAATCAATTGCCGGATGCAGATATTCGCTTTGTTTCAGGAGCAATGCCTCTCCCTTTTTCGGTTCCAAAAGGCGATCTCACCTGGGAAATCATTCCATCGAGCCCTTCCATTATCGACAGTACCCGTTTTGCCGTTATCATTCGGGTTGACGGCAGGGTGAGAGAGAATTTATCGATACCGGGAAAAATCGAGGCCATTGCTTCCACGGTGGCCGCTACCACTCCCTTGGAAAGAGGTGCAATTATCACCCCGGACAACATTCACCTGGTCCGCACGGATATCACCGAGCTTAAAAATCCCTGTCTCGACCTCCGCTCCATTCTCGGCAAGCGGTTGACCCGTTCGGTCAGAGCCGGCAATGTCATCAATACCTCGGATGTCGAGTTTCCGGCAATTGTCCAAAAAGGGCAGCTTGTCAAAATTTTCATCAGACAGCGCCGATTAGTTCTGACAGCTACCGGAATTGCCAACATGGACGGCAAGCTCAACGAAGTGATCAGGGTCCGCAATGCCAGCTCCAATAAACTTATTTATTGCAAGGTTACCGCACCTGGAATCGTGGAGGTTATTATCTAACATGAAAAACTATATTATCATTGCCGTACTGGTCCTGCTCACCTCCTGTTCAGCAAAAAACTATTCGGACCTGACCGAAATTCCCGAGCCTCTGGAAGAAATTCAGCATGCCGATGCTCAACCGCAGGGTAATGGTTCCCTGTGGTCGCATCGTACCGATTCCATCTTTGCGGATCATAAAGCCCGGAGCATCGGCGACATTGTCACCGTGACCATTTCCGAGCAGGCGAGCGCCACCAAGGAAGCAACTACAAGTTCCGGTAAATCATCAAACTGGAATGCCGGCATATCCAATTTTTTCGGGCTTGAAAACGCCAAGTTCATAACCGACAGCTCTCTCAGCCCTGATCTCACCAATCTGATCAATACCAGTGCCAGCAACTCATTTGACGGCAGCGGCAAAACAGTGCGCACCGATGATCTCC is a window from the Desulfopila inferna genome containing:
- a CDS encoding flagellar basal body L-ring protein FlgH translates to MKNYIIIAVLVLLTSCSAKNYSDLTEIPEPLEEIQHADAQPQGNGSLWSHRTDSIFADHKARSIGDIVTVTISEQASATKEATTSSGKSSNWNAGISNFFGLENAKFITDSSLSPDLTNLINTSASNSFDGSGKTVRTDDLRASLTTQVVGRYTNGNLKIRGGKEVTVNNEVQVIYITGIIRPVDITAANTVDSEKILNARIHYTGKGVISDKQEPGWLTRGIDHIWPF
- the flgA gene encoding flagellar basal body P-ring formation chaperone FlgA; this encodes MLLRYFLILLFLAIGVPAHALEISFLPKADVSDKFITLGDIVEFDTDDDLTRALADQVISKSPEPGEQKFLRSADIIKNIIRKTTLSRSTLWSGSATVKVFRQGVRIVPKMIENEIGIYLKNNKNQLPDADIRFVSGAMPLPFSVPKGDLTWEIIPSSPSIIDSTRFAVIIRVDGRVRENLSIPGKIEAIASTVAATTPLERGAIITPDNIHLVRTDITELKNPCLDLRSILGKRLTRSVRAGNVINTSDVEFPAIVQKGQLVKIFIRQRRLVLTATGIANMDGKLNEVIRVRNASSNKLIYCKVTAPGIVEVII